The Flavobacterium piscisymbiosum genome includes a region encoding these proteins:
- a CDS encoding (deoxy)nucleoside triphosphate pyrophosphohydrolase — MSKIINVTCAIILKNEKILVAQRNEKMKLPLKWEFPGGKLEINESEIDCIKREIKEEININIEVLQKLSNNIHDYGTFKINLIPFLVQYISGEIKLAEHKDYRLLERSQLLNLDWAEADLPIVEEFLKLEI; from the coding sequence ATGTCTAAAATCATAAATGTTACTTGTGCAATAATTTTAAAGAATGAAAAAATTCTCGTTGCGCAAAGAAATGAAAAAATGAAATTACCTTTAAAGTGGGAATTTCCTGGCGGTAAATTAGAAATTAATGAAAGTGAAATAGATTGTATCAAAAGAGAAATCAAAGAAGAAATAAATATCAATATTGAGGTGTTACAAAAATTATCAAATAATATTCATGATTACGGTACTTTCAAAATCAATTTAATTCCTTTCCTAGTTCAATATATTTCAGGTGAAATCAAACTAGCAGAACATAAAGATTACAGATTACTAGAAAGATCACAATTATTAAACCTTGATTGGGCAGAAGCAGATTTACCAATCGTTGAAGAATTTTTAAAACTTGAAATATGA
- a CDS encoding AsmA family protein — protein MSATLLHIKNFFQSVRFKKYAKRFGYFVLGLIVLLLIACGGLSIYFNRNKTEIIAKINTKINENINGKFHVGDFHYKFLTGFPNFTLALKDVELKDNQWATHQHTLLKATEIEARLNVWSLLQNEINMHKILINDADIYVYKAEDGYSNANIFKPKKKKSPENKSDRETTIDQIDLNDVHFILDNRLGHKLFDFDVASLKTKVDYDGDNWQTDVFLDTQIKSLAFNTVHGSFAKEKELKGTFNVAYSAQKERIDVVTRDLKIGRDSFDIIAFFNLAKGNALFGINIGTSILWQNASNVLSANISSKLNRFNLSKPIDVNCDIKGDFNAEGDPRIVVQAIIKDNELSIPDGLIKKCHFKGIFTNNFKPKDGYNDANSAIILTQFAGEYENIPLTIPQLAINNLEKPVATGNVNSDFDVERLNQISNDKWIQFSAGHAKANLKFQFDIVDLYITKPRFIGKIDVDDASFHYIPKNVHAVKTNIHLDFTEKALLIKQITYKHLKNTILIEGKIDNFLNLYYDAPEKMIVNWKIYSPYIDLKQFLGVLATSQKTKAIAKTHKRTTISNQIRTAIDKCAVVIDIKADKISYNKLTATNTTATVQMIDSKLVIKNGSLQTSGGSITFNSEVQPSGKNFAFSSNAQVNRVDIASFLRSFNNFGVKSFSPNNIKGKLSSQANVTGFINSNGELITNSMHGNLAFNVNQGALVNFEPIVKIGKFAFPFRDVENITFSDLSGKLKLRGEQIDVNNFTISSSVLNLDAEGIYSFGRGTNLALTIPLRNSKNDIKLATKAERDAVRDRGIVLHLIALDDEGKMKIKWGKKDKEK, from the coding sequence ATGTCAGCAACTTTACTCCACATAAAAAACTTCTTTCAATCCGTTCGATTTAAAAAATATGCCAAACGCTTTGGCTATTTCGTATTAGGACTTATTGTGTTGTTATTAATTGCTTGTGGTGGATTGTCTATTTATTTTAATCGAAATAAAACCGAAATCATCGCCAAGATCAATACGAAGATCAATGAAAACATCAACGGAAAATTTCATGTTGGCGATTTTCATTATAAGTTTCTAACCGGTTTCCCTAATTTTACTTTGGCCTTAAAAGATGTCGAACTCAAAGACAATCAATGGGCAACTCACCAACATACTTTACTAAAAGCAACCGAAATCGAAGCGCGATTAAACGTTTGGAGTTTACTGCAAAACGAAATCAACATGCATAAAATCCTCATCAACGATGCCGATATTTATGTTTATAAAGCCGAAGACGGTTATTCGAACGCCAATATCTTTAAACCCAAAAAGAAAAAATCGCCCGAAAATAAATCAGATCGCGAAACTACCATTGACCAAATCGACCTCAACGATGTTCATTTTATTCTGGACAATCGCCTTGGACATAAATTGTTCGATTTTGATGTTGCCAGTTTAAAAACAAAAGTAGATTATGACGGAGATAATTGGCAAACTGATGTTTTTCTGGACACACAAATAAAGAGTTTAGCTTTTAATACCGTACACGGCAGTTTCGCCAAAGAAAAAGAACTCAAAGGAACTTTTAATGTTGCCTATTCTGCTCAAAAAGAACGAATTGATGTCGTAACCCGAGATCTAAAAATAGGAAGAGACTCTTTTGATATTATTGCTTTTTTTAATCTGGCCAAAGGAAATGCCCTTTTCGGAATCAATATTGGAACTTCTATTTTATGGCAAAATGCTTCGAATGTATTATCGGCAAATATTAGTTCGAAATTAAATCGCTTTAATCTGAGTAAACCCATCGATGTCAATTGCGACATAAAAGGCGATTTTAATGCCGAAGGCGATCCCAGAATTGTCGTTCAGGCCATCATAAAAGACAACGAACTGAGTATTCCCGACGGATTAATTAAAAAATGCCATTTCAAGGGAATTTTCACCAACAATTTCAAACCAAAAGACGGTTACAACGATGCCAATTCGGCTATTATCCTGACCCAATTTGCAGGCGAATACGAGAATATTCCGCTTACGATTCCGCAATTGGCGATTAATAATCTCGAAAAACCAGTCGCGACCGGAAACGTAAATTCAGATTTTGATGTCGAAAGACTCAACCAAATCAGCAATGACAAATGGATTCAGTTTTCGGCCGGACACGCAAAAGCCAATCTCAAATTTCAGTTTGATATCGTCGATTTGTACATTACAAAACCACGTTTTATTGGTAAAATAGATGTCGATGACGCCTCATTTCATTATATCCCAAAGAATGTTCATGCCGTAAAAACCAACATTCATCTTGATTTTACTGAGAAAGCATTGCTTATCAAACAAATCACATACAAACATCTTAAAAACACCATTTTAATCGAAGGTAAAATCGACAATTTTCTGAACCTTTATTACGACGCGCCCGAAAAAATGATCGTAAACTGGAAAATCTATTCACCATACATCGATCTTAAACAATTTTTGGGTGTTTTAGCCACTTCGCAAAAAACAAAAGCCATAGCGAAAACCCATAAAAGAACCACAATTTCGAACCAAATACGAACCGCAATCGACAAATGTGCTGTAGTAATCGACATCAAAGCCGATAAAATTAGTTACAACAAACTAACCGCAACCAACACAACCGCAACCGTACAAATGATCGATTCGAAATTGGTGATTAAAAACGGTTCGCTGCAAACTTCCGGCGGAAGCATCACGTTTAACAGCGAAGTACAACCAAGCGGAAAAAACTTTGCTTTTAGCTCCAACGCGCAGGTAAACCGGGTCGATATTGCGAGTTTTTTACGATCGTTTAATAACTTCGGAGTCAAATCTTTTAGCCCGAATAACATCAAAGGAAAACTCAGCAGTCAGGCCAATGTTACCGGATTTATTAATAGCAATGGCGAGCTGATCACCAATTCTATGCACGGCAATTTGGCGTTCAATGTCAATCAGGGTGCTTTGGTCAACTTCGAGCCTATCGTAAAAATTGGCAAGTTTGCTTTTCCGTTCCGCGATGTCGAGAATATCACGTTTAGCGATTTATCCGGCAAACTTAAATTGCGCGGAGAACAAATCGATGTCAATAATTTTACCATTAGTTCCAGTGTCTTAAACCTCGATGCCGAAGGTATTTATTCCTTTGGCCGAGGCACCAATCTCGCCCTCACCATCCCACTCCGAAACTCCAAAAACGACATCAAACTCGCCACCAAAGCCGAACGCGATGCCGTTCGCGACCGCGGAATTGTCCTGCATTTAATTGCTCTGGACGATGAAGGAAAAATGAAAATTAAATGGGGGAAGAAGGATAAAGAAAAATGA
- the trxA gene encoding thioredoxin, which produces MMALAITDATFDEVVLKSDKPVMVDFWAAWCGPCRMVGPIIDQISEEYAGKVVVGKVDVDANQEFAAKYGVRNIPTVLVFHNGEVVGKQVGVAPKQTYADSLDALL; this is translated from the coding sequence ATTATGGCATTAGCAATAACAGATGCTACTTTTGATGAAGTAGTTTTGAAATCAGATAAACCAGTAATGGTAGATTTTTGGGCAGCATGGTGCGGTCCTTGTAGAATGGTTGGTCCAATCATTGACCAAATCAGCGAAGAATACGCAGGTAAAGTAGTTGTTGGTAAAGTGGATGTAGATGCTAACCAGGAATTCGCTGCAAAATATGGTGTGCGTAACATACCTACCGTTTTGGTTTTTCATAACGGTGAAGTAGTAGGAAAACAAGTAGGAGTTGCTCCGAAACAAACCTACGCAGATAGTTTAGACGCTTTGTTGTAA